A single window of Tenericutes bacterium MZ-XQ DNA harbors:
- a CDS encoding ABC transporter ATP-binding protein, with the protein MNFGGLKAVDKLSFDVKKGEIFGLIGPNGAGKTTVFNCITQFYKPTEGKIIFKNREHDIISLLDYKVHDVIKQGIVRTFQNVELIWELSILDNMLVGAHSLYRSKFFNHSFQTLSFKREEKILKMRAEKILKDLDLYVYKDFYPLGLPYGILKKIELARTLMTNPSLIILDEPAAGLNDAETEALAKTIKKIQKDYDTTIFLVEHDMGLVMSICDTICAISFGKKLAIGTPEDIQNHPVVKEAYLGGE; encoded by the coding sequence ATGAACTTTGGTGGACTCAAAGCAGTCGATAAATTGTCTTTCGATGTTAAAAAAGGTGAAATCTTCGGTCTTATTGGACCTAATGGTGCAGGTAAAACAACAGTATTTAACTGTATTACTCAGTTTTATAAACCAACAGAAGGAAAAATCATCTTTAAAAATAGAGAACATGACATCATTTCACTATTAGACTACAAGGTTCACGATGTCATCAAACAAGGTATTGTAAGAACATTCCAAAATGTTGAACTTATTTGGGAGTTATCAATCCTAGATAATATGCTTGTTGGTGCTCACAGTTTATACCGTTCAAAATTCTTTAATCATTCTTTTCAAACATTAAGTTTTAAGAGAGAAGAAAAGATTTTAAAGATGAGAGCAGAAAAAATATTAAAAGACTTAGATCTATATGTTTATAAAGATTTCTATCCATTAGGACTTCCATATGGTATCTTAAAGAAAATAGAACTTGCTAGAACACTAATGACAAACCCTTCACTGATCATCTTAGATGAACCAGCAGCAGGTCTTAACGATGCTGAAACAGAAGCCTTAGCTAAAACCATTAAAAAGATTCAAAAAGATTATGACACAACCATTTTCTTAGTCGAACATGATATGGGATTAGTTATGAGTATATGTGATACCATCTGTGCAATTAGTTTTGGAAAAAAACTTGCGATTGGTACACCTGAAGATATTCAAAACCATCCAGTGGTTAAAGAAGCATATTTAGGAGGCGAATGA